A window from Oncorhynchus mykiss isolate Arlee chromosome 9, USDA_OmykA_1.1, whole genome shotgun sequence encodes these proteins:
- the pfc gene encoding properdin P factor complement 2 precursor (The RefSeq protein has 4 substitutions compared to this genomic sequence), which translates to MVRLLWTSLVLLMTIRESVSQEVNCYSSFDSGNCDDLWLLGEVTMDDCCLNPHYGYIGADRKCKSCGPPSWSEWTAWGRCSVSCKEGVSQRRRECQGQGKCAQTTTHKEIQKLALETKVCIDSSCCPEQGQWSKWGQWQPCSVTCNKGVRNRVRTCTEPQPRCGGSCDGPSEEKEPCVVDLICPTHGGWSNWDGWQHCSGTCGGENLPRPTQRRNRSCNNPPPSSVPPGDECPGLGSNTRTCDELPFCPVNGNWGLWGPPSSCSVTCGVGIHEMLRQCNNPAPKHGGLPCFGSNKDQKICNTKNHCPVDGQWSQWGRWEECKSNRGKIRCRKIGGQQRRQRWCEHAGFDGKTCEGKITDXRACYDINSCHFDGKWSEWSEWSQCDPPCGEGAKRTREQKCIPDLSAYDETVGFHVKVKAYFDGKPFANCTLLKDPKQSLACMNVPPCDA; encoded by the exons TATCACAGGAGGTGAACTGTTACAGCAGCTTTGATTCTGGAAATTGTGACGATCTCTGGCTACTGGGAGAAGTGACAATGGATGACTGTTGTCTTAACCCTCACTACGGATACATTGGAGCAGACAGAAAATGCAAGTCTTGTGG GCCACCTTCATGGTCTGAATGGACTGCTTGGGGCCGCTGCTCTGTCTCCTGTAAGGAGGGAGTTTCGCAGAGACGACGAGAATGCCAGGGACAGGGAAAATGTGCTCAGACGACTACCCATAAAGAGATTCAGAAACTCGCGTTAGAGACCAAAGTCTGCATTGATTCAAGCTGTTGTCCAG AACAAGGCCAATGGAGTAAGTGGGGTCAGTGGCAGCCCTGCTCAGTGACTTGTAATAAGGGCGTAAGAAACAGAGTGAGGACATGCACCGAACCCCAACCTAGATGTGGAGGCAGCTGTGACGGTCCAAGTGAAGAAAAGGAACCCTGCGTGGTTGATCTCATCTGTCCAA CTCATGGTGGTTGGTCTAACTGGGATGGCTGGCAGCCATGCTCAGGCACTTGTGGGGGGGAGAATTTACCCAGACCTACACAGCGGCGCAACAGATCATGCAACAACCCACCACCGTCCTCAGTGCCCCCTGGTGACGAATGCCCTGGGTTAGGGAGCAACACTAGGACCTGTGATGAGCTTCCTTTCTGTCCTG TGAATGGTAACTGGGGGCTGTGGGGGCCCCCCAGCTCCTGCTCCGTTACCTGTGGGGTGGGGATTCATGAAATGCTCAGACAGTGTAACAACCCAGCCCCTAAACATGGAGGTCTGCCCTGCTTTGGATCCAATAAAGACCAAAAAATCTGCAATACCAAAAACCATTGCCCAG TGGATGGTCAGTGGTCGCAGTGGGGGAGATGGGAAGAATGTAAATCTAATAGAGGAAAAATTAGGTGTCGAAAAATTGGTGGACAGCAAAGACGGCAAAGATGGTGTGAACACGCAGGTTTTGATGGGAAGACGTGTGAAGGAAAGATTACAGACTACAGGGCCTGCTATGACATTAACTCATGTCACT TTGATGGTAAGTGGAGTGAATGGAGTGAGTGGAGTCAGTGTGATCCCCCCTGTGGAGAAGGAGCCAAAAGGACCAGAGAACAAAAGTGCATACCTGATCTGTCTGCATATGA TGAGACAGTAGGGTTTCATGTTAAGGTTAAAGCCTACTTTGATGGGAAACCATTTGCGAACTGTACACTGTTGAAGGACCCAAAACAAAGTCTGGCCTGTATGAATGTTCCTCCATGTGACACATAG